Genomic segment of Pochonia chlamydosporia 170 chromosome 1, whole genome shotgun sequence:
GTGCCACGAGTTGAACTGGTTCTTCCATGTCCTACTTTGAGTATTTCCGCGTGAACCATCAGTCAAGCAAAGGGTTTGCCGTGGTGAGAAGCTACGGAAGGGGAGCCTTCATCACAGAACGAGATTCCGATTTCAGGATTTGGGGAAATTGTCAATTACGCCCCAACGCCAGTTTTCAGGAAAGAACCAGTAGCTGGTCAGGGCTGCACTGCCCCAGCCTACAGGATGTTGCTGGTCCCCTGAACCCAACAAAGGCCTAGTAGGAACAAAGCGTTGATGCTTTGCATAAGGCTGCGCGGAAATAACTCACAAACAATCAGAGCCCGTCCATAACTTCACCGCAAGAGAGATTTTTCCTCTTCATAATGTCATTTCAAATCACAGACTGGAAAGACCTAGCCTTCTTTGAGACACGCAAGCTTCGCAGCGTACGATGCAGATGACAATGCCTACTTCGGCAAGTTGACACAACCCCAAAGGAACATCACCTCGCTGCAAGTTCCAACTGTTCTCGCTCCAATATTCGATAATGACCTCTTTCCAGAATGAGTGCCTCATAATACGGAACTCACAAAGGCCCCGAATATCCTCCCACCCAACCACCTACGTCAAACACCTCCACAGGCGCATGGATCAATATGCTTTTGACATCCTCGTCTGGTCCTATCCGAACCCCAGTAGGCGCGTGTGCCACAGCGCTCGAGTCTTTGGATACAGGCTGTGACCTGATTATAGCTAAAAAGGCCAAGGTCTGTCTTGTCGGCGGAGTCGAAGACTTCGTCGAGGACGTCTCTTATGAGTTTGGAAGCATGAGAGCGATGGCCAATACGGACGCCGAGTTTGCCGCTGGTAGGCGTCCCGAGGACATGTCCCGGCCGACAGCTTCCAGCAGAAGTGGCTTCATGGAATCACAGGGTTGTGGCATTCAGGTGCTGACTTCAGCCGAGCTGGCACTTGAGATGGGACTACCTATATACGGCATCGTGAGTTACACCAACATGTCCGCGGATAAAGCCAGCCGGTCAAAGGAGTCTTAGTAAACGCCCGCGAGACGTTGTCAACAAAGCTGCCTCCACCTCTTGTCAGCATATCGGCACGTCGCAAGCTTCTCGACCTGCGAAAGCGACAAATAGGAGATTGGCGCGAGGCTAGTATTCAAGACGTCCTCTCCGACCCTCATGACGTACTGCTGTTCCCCGCGACCGAGGACGTAGAACGCCATCGGGATGAGTGCATTTCTGCACTTGAAGAGGAGGCCAAGAGGCAGGTGGCAGAGGCGACCTTTAATTTAGGTAATAGTTTCTGGAAAGACTGTACCAAGCAGCAACTTTCCCCTCTACGAGGATCTCTGGCGACCTGGGGACTCGGAATCGACGACATTACAGTTGCGTCATTGCATGGAACGTCAACCGTCCAAAATGATCTGAATGAAACGTTAGTCATTGAAGAGCAGATGAAACATCTTGGTCGTAAAGATGGTAACCTCTTGCCTTGCGTCACCCAAAAGTGGCTAACCGGCCATTCTAAGggagcagctggagcatGGATGGTGAACGGTTGTTTACAGATGATGGATACGGCTTTGATCCCCGGCAACAGGAACGCTGATAATGTGGACAAAGAGCTCCGTTCTAGGCAACACTTGCTATTCCCTAACGTGCCCATGGGCACGGATGGTATTAAAGCATGCTCGGTCACATCGTTCGGATTTGGGCAAAAGGGGTCCCAAGCTCTTTTGGTTCACCCGCGATATCTCTTCGCTACTATTTCAGCTGAATCTTTCCAACTATACGCGGGCAAAAGACAAATGCGGTGGAAAGCGGCAACCGCAGCGTTTGTGAGAGGCATGGTCAATGAAAACATGGCGTCCCTGGCTATCAAGTCGAGTGCTCCGTATGCAAAGGATCAAGAAATACAGACGCTGCTCGACCCAAACGCAAGATTGTAAGTTACAGCGGTTTATTTACGATAGAATTTACGTTGTATAATGTGGAGTAAATGAAAGAACAAGGCTTCTACTCTAATTGAATGTTTGGGCCTAACTGTACTAAATAATAGACAGTCTTGTCGCCAGTCCCTCACACATCTAGATATGTGCAAGACCTAGCTATAAGAACAAGCTCAGCAGCTTAAACCAATCATAAACTAGAATTTTCGAATGCCCTAGCAAAAGATAATGCAATATTACTTATTGTAATGtaatacaaaaaaaaaacatacaacaccgggtattcgctggtcgtcaccgagCCAACTACTAATCCGGCGCTCGCTAGGTTATCCTGGGAGATCAGACGGGTTCCTGATTTTCTctggcggctgtggtcgtatGTGCTGGACGGAGGAACATATTCGACTCATAAGGTTTGAGAAATTTTATCAAATAAGATTAGTTATCCCGCATAACACCGCCAATTCGATACTTAATGTATGCCACGCCGCCCCGTACTCAGGAAGCTCGCCCTGACCGAGTTCTCTCCCCGCACATAGCATAAAGCATGCCACCGTTTTATCCATTAAGCCACGGTTTTCTCCGACGCAGCCTCTCTCGACCAAAAAGCCAGGATTTTACGTTTTGTGTCGTCTTGAGAGGGATTTTTCTCAATGCGCTCAGACTTGCGTCTATACACCCACCGGGCAACAAACACAGCAAGTGTCAGAGGCAGAGTGAGCGAGACCCAGAGCCACCATAAATTAGACGTGGAAATACCCATCGAGTCCGCTCTAGCAGAAAAGATGCCGGCACTGAGCACGCTCTACAGAGACGACACCCAAGTCAGTTTCATTACACAGGCTCCACTGCTCATCCAACGTAATAAACGTTCAAGAAAACATACCGAAGTAAACGTGCCAGGCAGAAAGAGCATCGTCAGTGTGGCAATGGCGCTCATGCTTGTACTA
This window contains:
- a CDS encoding fatty acid synthase subunit alpha reductase (similar to Pyrenophora tritici-repentis Pt-1C-BFP XP_001942351.1) — protein: MLLTSSSGPIRTPVGACATALESLDTGCDLIIAKKAKVCLVGGVEDFVEDVSYEFGSMRAMANTDAEFAAGRRPEDMSRPTASSRSGFMESQGCGIQVLTSAELALEMGLPIYGIVSYTNMSADKASRSKESYISARRKLLDLRKRQIGDWREASIQDVLSDPHDVLLFPATEDVERHRDECISALEEEAKRQVAEATFNLGNSFWKDCTKQQLSPLRGSLATWGLGIDDITVASLHGTSTVQNDLNETLVIEEQMKHLGRKDGNLLPCVTQKWLTGHSKGAAGAWMVNGCLQMMDTALIPGNRNADNVDKELRSRQHLLFPNVPMGTDGIKACSVTSFGFGQKGSQALLVHPRYLFATISAESFQLYAGKRQMRWKAATAAFVRGMVNENMASLAIKSSAPYAKDQEIQTLLDPNARL